From one Brachypodium distachyon strain Bd21 chromosome 4, Brachypodium_distachyon_v3.0, whole genome shotgun sequence genomic stretch:
- the LOC100824023 gene encoding protein ROOT HAIR DEFECTIVE 3 homolog 1 encodes MATEEDAAAEAVQLIDGEGEFAAESAERFMAAAGVAGCGLSYAVVSIMGPQSSGKSTLLNQLFGTKFNEMDAFRGRSQTTKGIWIARCIGVEPCTVVMDLEGTDGRERGEDDTAFEKQSSLFALAISDIVLINMWCHDIGREQAANKPLLKTVFQVMMRLFSPRKTTLLFVIRDKTRTPLEHLEPVLREDIQKIWNSVPKPEAHKDTPLSEFFNVEVTALSSFEEKEEQFREQVQQLRQRFANSIAPGGLAGDRRGVVPASGFLFSSQQIWKIIRENKDLDLPAHKVMVATVRCDEIANEKFGSLTSDAAWLDLENAVQTGPVQGFGKKLGYIVDVHMQEYDKEAVYFDEAVRKAKRQLLESRILNLVQPVFQKMLSHLRTKALEKFKTGLTLSLESGKGFAAAARETTESSLHEFDQGCADATIKQADWDYSKMLEKVRRDIEDHALSVRESKLSALTSRAKEKLRKGLVEPVESLFDAAGQTTWASIRNLYKRETEAILPEFLKTLSGFEMENTLSEEMVSKLRDYAQSTVENKAKEEAGKVLMHMKERFTTVFSHDKDSIPRVWTGNEDVRAIAKDARSAALKLLSVLAIIRWDDNPDRIENMLTSTLLDGSVEAKSSSASHSDPLASTTWEEVLPKHTLITPAQCKSLWKQFKAETEFTITQAVSTQQAHRRGNGRLPPPWAMVAIAVLGFNEIMTLLRNPIYLFLLFVGYLLTKALAVQLDIGREFQNGMVPGILSVSAKLLPTMQNLINKVATDQQQQGQQQRHHPQAAEAPEPQPPPPPLLLSPKSSMNELRRLHVPFSPVRRAASSPSPSSSPMASPRKSTEVQKPRRAVEPDNESHSEYSIV; translated from the exons ATGGCGACcgaggaggacgcggcggcggaggcggtgcagctgatcgacggcgagggcgagTTCGCGGCCGAGTCCGCGGAGCGGTTCATGGCGGCCGCGGGCGTCGCCGGATGCGGCCTCTCCTACGCCGTCGTCTCCATCATGGGGCCCCAGAGCAGCG GAAAGAGTACCTTATTGAACCAACTCTTTGGAACTAAATTTAACGAGATGGATGCATTCAGGGGAAG GAGCCAAACTACCAAAGGCATCTGGATAGCACGCTGTATTGGTGTCGAGCCTTGCACTGTTGTAATGGATTTGGAGGGTACTGAtgggagagaaagaggagag GATGATACTGCATTTGAGAAGCAAAGTTCGTTATTTGCTCTTGCCATTTCAGATATAGTTCTGATTAACAT GTGGTGCCATGATATTGGTCGGGAGCAAGCTGCCAATAAACCACTTTTAAAGACAGTATTTCAG GTCATGATGCGTTTGTTCAGTCCACGGAAAACAACACTTTTATTTGTTATACGTGATAAAACCAGG ACTCCACTTGAACATCTTGAACCAGTTTTAAGGGAAGATATTCAAAAG ATATGGAACTCGGTTCCTAAGCCAGAGGCACACAAGGATACCCCTCTCAGTGAATTTTTTAAT GTGGAAGTCACTGCATTGTCCAgttttgaagaaaaagaagagcaatTCAGAGAGCAG GTTCAACAACTTAGGCAAAGGTTTGCAAATTCAATTGCACCAGGAGGTCTCGCAGGTGATAGGAGAGGAGTGGTTCCTGCTTCAGGTTTTTTGTTTAGTTCACAACAGATTTGGAAAATTATCCGAGAGAACAAGGATCTTGATCTTCCCGCTCACAAG GTAATGGTTGCTACAGTTCGGTGTGATGAAATTGCAAACGAGAAGTTTGGCAGCCTAACGTCAGATGCA GCATGGCTGGATTTGGAGAATGCTGTACAGACAGGTCCAGTACAGGGTTTTGGGAAAAAACTTGGCTATATTGTGGACGTTCACATGCAAGA gtATGACAAAGAGGCTGTCTATTTTGATGAAGCTGTTAGGAAAGCCAAACGACAACTGCTGGAATCTAGAATACTAAAT CTTGTCCAACCTGTATTCCAGAAAATGTTGAGTCATCTACGTACTAAGGCTCTTGAAAAATTTAAAACCGGACTTACTCTATCTCTGGAGAGTGGAAAAGGTTTTGCAGCAGCTGCTCGAGAAACAACTGAATCCTCTCTACACGAGTTTGATCAAGGGTGTGCAG ATGCTACAATCAAGCAGGCAGACTGGGACTACTCTAAAATGCTAGAGAAAGTTCGGCGTGATATTGAAGACCATGCACTTTCAGTTCGTGAAAGCAAGCTATCAGCACTAACAAGCCGTGCTAAG GAGAAACTAAGAAAAGGACTAGTTGAACCTGTGGAGTCTCTTTTTGATGCTGCCGGACAAACAACCTGGGCATCGATAAGAAACCTTTATAAACGTGAGACAGAAGCCATTCTGCCAGAGTTTTTGAAAACTCTTTCTGGGTTTGAAATGGAAAACACATTGTCAGAAGAAATGGTCTCAAAATTAAGGGATTATGCCCAAAGTACAGTGGAAAATAAAGCTAAAGAAGAAGCTGGCAAAGTTTTGATGCATATGAAGGAGAG GTTTACAACGGTGTTTAGTCATGACAAGGATTCAATTCCAAGAGTCTGGACAGGAAATGAAGATGTCCGTGCAATAGCAAAGGATGCTCGATCTGCT GCTCTCAAGCTTCTGTCTGTATTAGCTATCATCCGCTGGGATGACAATCCAGACAGGATTGAAAACATGCTCACCTCAACACTTCTGGATGGTTCTGTTGAAGCAAAGAGTTCAAGTGCTTCTCATAGCGACCCACTTGCTTCAACTACTTGGGAAGAG GTTCTTCCAAAGCATACACTTATTACTCCAGCTCAGTGCAAGTCACTGTGGAAGCAGTTCAAAGCAGAAACTGAGTTCACCATTACACAAGCAGTATCGACACAG CAAGCTCATAGGCGAGGTAATGGCAGACTGCCTCCTCCTTGGGCGATGGTTGCTATTGCTGTTCTTGGTTTTAATGAGATTATGACGCTTCTGAG GAATCCCATATACTTGTTCTTGCTATTTGTGGGTTATTTACTTACCAAAGCTTTAGCAGTGCAGCTAGATATTGGCAGAGAATTCCAAAATGGCATG GTTCCTGGGATCCTCTCTGTTTCAGCAAAACTACTACCTACAATGCAGAATCTTATAAACAAAGTCGCAActgatcaacaacaacaagggcagcagcagcgtcaCCATCCTCAGGCCGCAGAAGCTCCGGAGCCGCAGCCACCCCCTCCCCCACTACTCCTGAGCCCCAAAAGCTCGATGAACGAACTGCGGAGGCTACACGTGCCGTTTAGCCCGGTGCGCAGAGCAGCGTCATCTCCATCACCCTCCTCGTCACCTATGGCATCACCCAGAAAATCCACCGAGGTCCAAAAACCGAGACGAGCAGTAGAGCCTGACAACGAGTCTCACAGTGAGTACTCGATAGTGTGA